The following coding sequences lie in one Glycine max cultivar Williams 82 chromosome 19, Glycine_max_v4.0, whole genome shotgun sequence genomic window:
- the LOC100779547 gene encoding polyadenylate-binding protein 7 yields the protein MAVHPSVAAAPASLYVGDLHPDVSDSHLVDAFSEFKSLASVRVCKDSSTGKSLCYGYLNFVSPQDAIRAIELKNNSTLNGKAMRVMWSRRDPDARKSAIGNLFVKNLPESIDNAGLQDIFKKYGNILSSKVVTSEDGKSKGYGFVQFESEESSKVAIEKLNGYTVADKELYVGKFVKKSDRILPGPDARYTNLYMKNLDLDVSEATLQEKFSSFGKIVSLVIAKDNNGMSKGFGFVNYDNPDDAKKAMEAMNGSQLGSKILYVARAQKKAEREQILHHQFEEKQKEQILKYKGSNIYVKNIDDHVSDEELRDHFSACGTITSAKIMRDDKGISKGFGFVCFSTPEEANKAVNTFHGFMYHGKPLYVALAQRKEDRKAQLQLQYAQQLARLSGPSTAIIPSGYPPYYYAASGVISHVPPRAGLMYQHLALRPGWGANGFAPPARSFQQSPVPAVSNNTRQHRQNRGKLNGNSIAQGNTHSGTYLPQAQQISQPVISSRDSSTQQRTGQARYIPSGRQRDVEKGSGSSSVGSNSGRGGSQGSEMLHSLLAGAAPEQQKEILGEHLYMLVHKLKPTLAAKITGMLLEMDNGELLLLLESPESLSAKVEEAVQVLKNSKTKVSGQDVLHSNFLSAEVAVN from the exons atgGCGGTTCATCCGTCGGTCGCCGCCGCTCCGGCGTCGCTCTATGTCGGCGACCTCCACCCCGACGTCTCCGACAGCCACCTCGTCGACGCATTCTCCGAGTTCAAGAGCCTCGCGTCTGTTCGCGTCTGCAAAGACTCCTCCACGGGGAAATCCCTCTGTTACGGTTACCTCAACTTCGTTTCCCCTCAAGACG CAATTCGTGCAATCGAGCTGAAAAATAACTCCACGCTTAATGGGAAAGCGATGAGGGTGATGTGGTCGCGTCGTGATCCTGATGCGAGGAAAAGCGCTATAGGGAACTTGTTTGTTAAG AACTTACCCGAATCGATAGATAATGCTGGACTGCAAGATATCTTCAAAAAATACGGGAATATTTTGTCCAGCAAAGTTGTCACGTCTGAGGATGGGAAGAGCAAAGGATACGGCTTTGTTCAATTTGAATCAGAAGAATCTTCGAAAGTTGCTATCGAGAAGCTGAATGGCTATACTGTTGCTGATAAGGAGTT ATATGTTGGGAAGTTTGTCAAAAAAAGTGATCGCATTTTGCCTGGCCCTGATGCTAGATATACAAATTTGTACATGAAGAATTTGGACCTGGATGTTTCAGAAGCAACACTGCAGGAGAAGTTTTCCTCTTTCGGGAAAATTGTTAGCTTGGTTATTGCAAAGGACAACAATGGAATGTCCAAGGGCTTTGGCTTTGTGAACTATGATAACCCAGATGATGCTAAAAAGGCAATGGAAGCAATGAATGGATCACAATTAG GTTCTAAGATTCTGTATGTAGCCAGAGCACAAAAGAAGGCTGAACGTGAGCAGATCTTGCACCACCAATTTGAGGAGAAGCAGAAGGAACAAATCTTGAAATACAAG GGATCGAACATTTATGTGAAGAACATTGATGACCATGTAAGTGATGAAGAACTGAGGGATCATTTTAGTGCATGTGGCACTATAACTTCTGCAAAAATTATGCGAGATGACAAAGGGATAAGTAAAGGGTTTGGCTTTGTCTGCTTCTCCACTCCTGAGGAGGCCAATAAAGCTGTGAACACATTTCATG GATTCATGTATCATGGAAAACCACTATATGTTGCTCTTGCTCAGAGGAAAGAGGATAGGAAAGCACAATTGCAGCTCCAGTACGCACAACAACTGGCACGACTATCTGGACCTTCGACTGCCATTATCCCTAGTGGATATCCTCCTTACTACTATGCAGCTAGTGGCGTTATTTCACACGTGCCTCCTCGAGCTGGGCTGATGTATCAACATCTGGCATTGAGACCGGGATGGGGGGCTAATGGCTTTGCACCCCCTGCTAGATCATTTCAACAATCACCAGTTCCTGCA GTTTCTAACAATACTAGGCAGCATAGGCAAAACAGGGGCAAGTTGAATGGGAATTCAATAGCACAGGGAAATACTCACTCTGGTACTTATTTACCACAAGCCCAGCAGATTTCTCAGCCAGTGATCTCTTCAAGAGATTCAAGTACTCAGCAG AGAACCGGACAGGCTAGGTACATACCTAGTGGACGCCAGCGTGATGTGGAAAAAGGATCTGGATCCTCATCTGTTGGTTCAAACTCTGGCAGAGGAGGATCCCAGGGGTCAGAAATGCTGCATAGCTTGCTTGCTGGTGCTGCTCCTGAGCAGCAGAAAGAGATTCTCGGGGAGCATCTTTACATGCTTGTTCATAAACTAAAG CCTACCCTAGCAGCAAAAATAACAGGGATGCTTCTGGAGATGGACAATGGAGAATTACTGCTTCTCCTGGAATCGCCAGAGTCTCTTTCTGCCAAGGTGGAAGAAGCTGTCCAAGTGCTTAAGAACTCTAAGACCAAAGTTTCTGGCCAGGACGTACTTCATTCAAATTTCCTTTCAGCTGAGGTTGCAGTTAACTGA
- the LOC100780087 gene encoding cactin isoform X1, whose protein sequence is MGKSSGRDRRRRRSDDSESESPSDSDSDRRRGSSSRRSRRDSDGDRKKKSTKSESESHSDSDSDSDRRHRSSSRRPRRDSDGDRKKKSSRSITEEEITQYMTKKAQSKAMKVAKKLKTSTVSGYSNDSNPFGDSNLNEKFVWRKKIERDVSQGVSIEAFSKKAEKKKQRERMAEIEKVKKRREERALEKARHEEEMALLARERARAEFQDWEKKEEEFHFDQSKVRSEIRLREGRARPIDVLTKHLNGSDDLDIEINEPYMVFKGLTVNEMSELRDDIKMHLDLDRATPTHVEYWEALLLVCDWELAEAQRKDALDRARVRGEEPPAELLAEERGLHSSVEPDVKKLLQGKTHAELEALRVHIESEMRTGTAKVVEYWEAILKHLHIYKAKACLKEIHAKLLRKHLQSLERPLEDEDKLENAHVMVPEEEDTEDDIKVRSADESFSPEPIREDQEADDEAGSFSPQLLHSDENEEAIDPEEDRAMLERNRKAVLEEQQRRVQEAMASKPAPSEDNFEMKALKAMGDMEDGDSVFGSGAEVNLDSQVYWWHDKYRPRKPKYFNRVHTGYEWNKYNQTHYDHDNPPPKIVQGYKFNIFYPDLVDKTKAPTYTIEKDGSNGETCIIRFHAGPPYEDIAFRIVNKEWEYSHKKGFKCTFERGILHVYFNFKRHRYRR, encoded by the exons ATGGGGAAGAGTAGCGGAAGAGACCGAAGACGAAGAAGGTCAGATGACTCTGAATCCGAATCACCTTCGGATTCTGACTCCGACAGACGCCGCGGTAGCAGTAGTCGCCGCTCGCGGCGGGACTCCGACGGCGACAGGAAGAAGAAGTCCACGAAGTCTGAATCCGAGTCACATTCCGATTCCGACTCCGACTCCGACAGACGCCACCGTAGCAGCAGCCGCCGGCCTCGGCGGGACTCTGACGGCGATAGGAAGAAGAAGTCCTCGAGGAGCATCACAGAAGAGGAAATTACGCAGTACATGACCAAAAAGGCCCAATCGAAG GCAATGAAAGTCGCAAAAAAGTTGAAAACCAGTACGGTGTCGGGCTATTCCAACGATTCGAATCCGTTTGGTGACTCCAATCTCAACGAGAA GTTTGTTTGGCGGAAGAAGATTGAGCGCGATGTTTCACAAGGTGTGTCTATTGAAGCGTTTTCAAAGAAGGCAGAGAAAAAGAAACAGAGAGAAAGGATG GCagaaattgaaaaagtaaaaaagagaagagaggaaAGGGCACTTGAGAAAGCACGACACGAGGAAGAAATG GCACTGTTAGCTAGAGAGCGTGCTCGAGCTGAGTTTCAGGActgggaaaaaaaagaagaggag TTTCATTTTGATCAAAGCAAAGTTAGGTCAGAAATTAGATTGCGTGAAGGGCGTGCcagaccaattgatgtcctaacCAAGCATCTCAATGGCTCTGATGATTTGGATATAGAAATAAATGAACCATACATGGTTTTCAAG GGTTTGACTGTGAACGAAATGAGTGAGCTACGTGACGACATCAAAATGCATCTAGACCTTGACAGGGCAACACCAACTCATGTAGAATATTGGGAG GCACTCCTTCTGGTATGTGATTGGGAGCTAGCTGAAGCCCAAAGAAAGGATGCACTTGATCGAGCTAGGGTGCGTGGAGAAGAACCTCCTGCTGAGCTGCTTGCAGAAGAAAGGGGTCTGCATTCCAGTGTTGAGCCAGATGTGAAGAAGCTTTTGCAGGGGAAGACACATGCAGAGTTGGAGGCTTTACGGGTTCACATTGAATCAGAAATGCGTACTGGTACAGCAAAGGTGGTTGAGTACTGGGAGGCCATTTTAAAACATCTCCACATTTATAAGGCCAAG GCTTGTTTAAAGGAAATTCATGCTAAATTGCTACGTAAGCATTTGCAATCTCTTGAGAGACCATTGGAGGATGAAGATAAATTAGAGAATGCTCATGTTATGGTACCTGAGGAGGAAGATACTGAGGATGATATTAAAG TCCGATCTGCAGATGAATCATTCTCACCAGAGCCCATTAGAGAGGATCAAGAAGCTGATGATGAGGCTGGATCATTTTCACCACAATTGTTGCACAGTGATGAAAATGAGGAAGCTATTGACCCAGAAGAAGATAGAGCTATGCTG GAGCGGAATCGTAAGGCTGTATTAGAAGAGCAGCAAAGACGAGTTCAGGAAGCAATGGCATCAAAGCCAGCTCCTTCTGAAGATAATTTTGAGATGAAGGCCTTAAAAGCTATGGGGGATATGGAAGATGGAGATTCTGTGTTTGGATCTGGTGCTGAAGTTAACCTGGATTCCCAG GTTTATTGGTGGCATGACAAATACAGACCTAGGAAGCCGAAGTATTTCAACCGTGTTCACACTGGATATGAGTGGAACAAATATAATCAGACTCACTATGATCATGACAACCCACCTCCAAAGATTGTCCAAGgttacaaatttaatattttctatccTGATCTTGTAGACAAGACAAAAGCTCCAACCTACACCATTGAGAAGGATGGCAGCAACGGGGAGACTTGCATTATAAGATTCCATGCTGGGCCACCATACGAAGACATA GCTTTCCGGATCGTTAACAAAGAATGGGAATATTCTCATAAGAAAGGTTTTAAGTGTACATTTGAACGTGGAATTCTGCACGTGTACTTCAATTTCAAACGCCATCGCTACCGAAGATAA
- the LOC100780087 gene encoding cactin isoform X2 yields MGKSSGRDRRRRRSDDSESESPSDSDSDRRRGSSSRRSRRDSDGDRKKKSTKSESESHSDSDSDSDRRHRSSSRRPRRDSDGDRKKKSSRSITEEEITQYMTKKAQSKAMKVAKKLKTSTVSGYSNDSNPFGDSNLNEKFVWRKKIERDVSQGVSIEAFSKKAEKKKQRERMAEIEKVKKRREERALEKARHEEEMALLARERARAEFQDWEKKEEEFHFDQSKVRSEIRLREGRARPIDVLTKHLNGSDDLDIEINEPYMVFKGLTVNEMSELRDDIKMHLDLDRATPTHVEYWEALLLVCDWELAEAQRKDALDRARVRGEEPPAELLAEERGLHSSVEPDVKKLLQGKTHAELEALRVHIESEMRTGTAKVVEYWEAILKHLHIYKAKACLKEIHAKLLRKHLQSLERPLEDEDKLENAHVMVPEEEDTEDDIKDESFSPEPIREDQEADDEAGSFSPQLLHSDENEEAIDPEEDRAMLERNRKAVLEEQQRRVQEAMASKPAPSEDNFEMKALKAMGDMEDGDSVFGSGAEVNLDSQVYWWHDKYRPRKPKYFNRVHTGYEWNKYNQTHYDHDNPPPKIVQGYKFNIFYPDLVDKTKAPTYTIEKDGSNGETCIIRFHAGPPYEDIAFRIVNKEWEYSHKKGFKCTFERGILHVYFNFKRHRYRR; encoded by the exons ATGGGGAAGAGTAGCGGAAGAGACCGAAGACGAAGAAGGTCAGATGACTCTGAATCCGAATCACCTTCGGATTCTGACTCCGACAGACGCCGCGGTAGCAGTAGTCGCCGCTCGCGGCGGGACTCCGACGGCGACAGGAAGAAGAAGTCCACGAAGTCTGAATCCGAGTCACATTCCGATTCCGACTCCGACTCCGACAGACGCCACCGTAGCAGCAGCCGCCGGCCTCGGCGGGACTCTGACGGCGATAGGAAGAAGAAGTCCTCGAGGAGCATCACAGAAGAGGAAATTACGCAGTACATGACCAAAAAGGCCCAATCGAAG GCAATGAAAGTCGCAAAAAAGTTGAAAACCAGTACGGTGTCGGGCTATTCCAACGATTCGAATCCGTTTGGTGACTCCAATCTCAACGAGAA GTTTGTTTGGCGGAAGAAGATTGAGCGCGATGTTTCACAAGGTGTGTCTATTGAAGCGTTTTCAAAGAAGGCAGAGAAAAAGAAACAGAGAGAAAGGATG GCagaaattgaaaaagtaaaaaagagaagagaggaaAGGGCACTTGAGAAAGCACGACACGAGGAAGAAATG GCACTGTTAGCTAGAGAGCGTGCTCGAGCTGAGTTTCAGGActgggaaaaaaaagaagaggag TTTCATTTTGATCAAAGCAAAGTTAGGTCAGAAATTAGATTGCGTGAAGGGCGTGCcagaccaattgatgtcctaacCAAGCATCTCAATGGCTCTGATGATTTGGATATAGAAATAAATGAACCATACATGGTTTTCAAG GGTTTGACTGTGAACGAAATGAGTGAGCTACGTGACGACATCAAAATGCATCTAGACCTTGACAGGGCAACACCAACTCATGTAGAATATTGGGAG GCACTCCTTCTGGTATGTGATTGGGAGCTAGCTGAAGCCCAAAGAAAGGATGCACTTGATCGAGCTAGGGTGCGTGGAGAAGAACCTCCTGCTGAGCTGCTTGCAGAAGAAAGGGGTCTGCATTCCAGTGTTGAGCCAGATGTGAAGAAGCTTTTGCAGGGGAAGACACATGCAGAGTTGGAGGCTTTACGGGTTCACATTGAATCAGAAATGCGTACTGGTACAGCAAAGGTGGTTGAGTACTGGGAGGCCATTTTAAAACATCTCCACATTTATAAGGCCAAG GCTTGTTTAAAGGAAATTCATGCTAAATTGCTACGTAAGCATTTGCAATCTCTTGAGAGACCATTGGAGGATGAAGATAAATTAGAGAATGCTCATGTTATGGTACCTGAGGAGGAAGATACTGAGGATGATATTAAAG ATGAATCATTCTCACCAGAGCCCATTAGAGAGGATCAAGAAGCTGATGATGAGGCTGGATCATTTTCACCACAATTGTTGCACAGTGATGAAAATGAGGAAGCTATTGACCCAGAAGAAGATAGAGCTATGCTG GAGCGGAATCGTAAGGCTGTATTAGAAGAGCAGCAAAGACGAGTTCAGGAAGCAATGGCATCAAAGCCAGCTCCTTCTGAAGATAATTTTGAGATGAAGGCCTTAAAAGCTATGGGGGATATGGAAGATGGAGATTCTGTGTTTGGATCTGGTGCTGAAGTTAACCTGGATTCCCAG GTTTATTGGTGGCATGACAAATACAGACCTAGGAAGCCGAAGTATTTCAACCGTGTTCACACTGGATATGAGTGGAACAAATATAATCAGACTCACTATGATCATGACAACCCACCTCCAAAGATTGTCCAAGgttacaaatttaatattttctatccTGATCTTGTAGACAAGACAAAAGCTCCAACCTACACCATTGAGAAGGATGGCAGCAACGGGGAGACTTGCATTATAAGATTCCATGCTGGGCCACCATACGAAGACATA GCTTTCCGGATCGTTAACAAAGAATGGGAATATTCTCATAAGAAAGGTTTTAAGTGTACATTTGAACGTGGAATTCTGCACGTGTACTTCAATTTCAAACGCCATCGCTACCGAAGATAA